In the genome of Ignavibacteriales bacterium, one region contains:
- a CDS encoding diaminopimelate epimerase: protein MEKISFFKMSGAGNDFILIDKDKSPAFVLDAAAVKKLCDRHNGIGADGVISIENSTEKDFNMKYFNADGSTGSLCGNGARCAIYFAGMSNRLKNGRASFTSNSENYSGEVLANGNIKFNLNAPKKLKFNFKVKAADQLLNVSFANTGSPHVLININEILINPADPNSFYKSIDDVPILKIGKEIRYHQDFSPDGTNVNFIDIKDGKVIIRTYERGVESETLACGTGSVAAALIAFVNHKLKPPVTIVTRGGDELFVDFRVENKKVVDLSLTGPTKIIYTGELLLNNFF from the coding sequence ATGGAAAAGATATCCTTTTTTAAAATGAGCGGTGCGGGGAATGATTTTATCCTTATCGATAAAGATAAAAGCCCTGCTTTTGTTCTCGATGCAGCAGCAGTAAAAAAACTTTGTGACAGGCACAATGGAATTGGCGCAGATGGCGTTATTTCAATCGAAAACTCCACTGAGAAAGATTTTAACATGAAATATTTTAATGCTGATGGATCGACGGGAAGCCTTTGCGGTAATGGCGCAAGGTGCGCAATATATTTTGCCGGAATGAGCAACCGATTGAAAAACGGAAGAGCATCCTTTACATCGAATAGTGAAAATTATTCCGGTGAAGTATTGGCAAATGGTAACATTAAGTTTAATCTTAATGCCCCGAAAAAACTTAAATTTAATTTTAAAGTAAAAGCAGCCGATCAGCTATTGAATGTATCTTTTGCAAACACAGGTTCTCCTCATGTACTGATCAATATAAATGAGATTTTAATAAACCCTGCTGATCCGAATTCGTTTTATAAAAGTATCGATGATGTTCCAATATTAAAAATTGGAAAAGAAATAAGATATCACCAGGATTTTTCACCTGATGGAACTAACGTAAATTTCATTGATATCAAAGATGGAAAAGTAATCATCCGCACATATGAACGCGGAGTGGAAAGTGAAACTCTCGCATGCGGTACCGGTTCAGTTGCTGCGGCATTAATTGCTTTTGTAAATCACAAACTCAAACCTCCTGTTACAATTGTTACGCGCGGTGGAGATGAACTGTTTGTTGATTTCAGAGTTGAAAATAAAAAAGTTGTGGATCTTTCATTAACAGGTCCCACGAAAATAATCTATACCGGGGAACTGTTATTAAATAATTTTTTCTAA
- a CDS encoding tetratricopeptide repeat protein — protein sequence MKFKPVYFYIFILVAAVAALVLFTGKDDSGDSNVMNKEMPMDDVHKNLNMPGGQQPGKENVTQDYQKQLETLKASYEKNPDDTLKIREYADFLTAAHNHSEALSLYQKIISKNPKRTDIYFSIASIYYTQKDFKKSEDAINNVLKYDSKNFEARYNLGAISASLGDKEKAKLLWEKIVEETPDSPIGQLAESSLDRL from the coding sequence ATGAAATTCAAACCTGTTTACTTTTATATTTTTATTTTAGTTGCTGCGGTAGCCGCTCTCGTATTATTTACGGGTAAAGACGATTCCGGTGATAGTAATGTTATGAACAAAGAGATGCCGATGGACGATGTTCATAAAAATTTGAATATGCCGGGAGGACAACAGCCCGGTAAAGAGAATGTTACACAAGATTATCAGAAACAGCTTGAAACTTTGAAAGCATCGTATGAAAAAAATCCCGACGACACATTAAAGATCAGGGAGTACGCTGACTTTCTTACTGCAGCACACAATCATTCAGAGGCACTTTCATTATATCAGAAAATAATCAGTAAAAATCCCAAGAGGACGGATATATACTTCTCCATCGCTTCCATTTACTATACTCAAAAAGATTTTAAGAAAAGTGAAGACGCCATAAATAATGTTCTTAAATATGACAGCAAAAATTTTGAAGCCAGGTATAATTTAGGTGCAATATCGGCATCACTTGGTGATAAAGAAAAAGCAAAACTTTTATGGGAAAAAATTGTTGAGGAAACTCCTGATTCGCCTATCGGTCAACTTGCCGAATCCTCATTAGATAGACTCTAG
- a CDS encoding S8 family serine peptidase gives MLIRLLMRSLILIAICLIFISQSLLFAQTKLVETNEFFRGNQILPQSSSTEMMLSKSSLLSMRPELQKLSSDLVQLINPELLPAATTLEEHCNSFISMNALQLDLSKSSFTEQVNSGSVYAYIFLNSSTLNGLNQYSLSITDRDDKNNIVVAWIKISELEILSGDPQVKMIRTVIPPVLNTGSVTTQGDIIHRTSNVRSIFSYNGTGVNIGVVSDGVTNRSSSQGTGDLPADGSGLTVLNNSPGGNEGTAILEILHDVVPGSNLFFHGIGTNTVSFNNAITNLVNAGCKIIGDDIGWIDQPFFQDGTVASHIKSLINSNDIIYVTSAGNGAQSHYQGDFYPIPSQPTQHFFGQGDSTSGFYMYANVPANQNIRVVLQWNDQFGASSNDYDLYIYRINANNSFALVARSEGIQNGTQDPIEFINWTRGNNPAQSNDYAIIVNKYSGVAKNLEVFLYPSGSAFNYSNSIKPEDAIYGHAALNEVVSVGAVDQANPGVIEVFSSQGPSTITFPLAETRLTPKVVGTDFVSVTGAGGFPTSFGGTSAAMPHIQGVLAQAWSKAVTFNASQIKQVLFDWSFDLGSAGYDNIFGYGLADALEIFNNNPLPVELSSFSVSVKGDKNILTWKTETEINNYGFEVQRNIFHDSKKWGEWTKCGFVAGNGNSYKPVTYRFEDETVKSSTVKYRLKQIDTDGKISFSKEIEIKQQPDNFELSQNYPNPFNPTTMIEYSLPVQSDITISVYNLLGQLVTTLISDNQDPGYYQTTFDGERLSSGVYIYAIVVKPVDGSKAFSQTRKMQLIK, from the coding sequence ATGCTCATTAGATTACTTATGCGTAGTTTGATACTTATAGCTATCTGTCTAATCTTTATTTCCCAATCCTTATTATTTGCCCAGACAAAATTAGTTGAGACCAACGAATTTTTCAGAGGAAACCAAATTCTTCCTCAAAGTTCATCAACTGAAATGATGTTGTCTAAATCATCATTACTAAGTATGAGACCGGAACTACAAAAACTTTCTTCCGATCTGGTGCAATTGATTAATCCGGAATTATTACCGGCAGCTACAACATTGGAAGAGCATTGCAACTCATTCATCAGTATGAATGCACTTCAACTTGATTTAAGTAAAAGTAGTTTTACAGAACAGGTGAACAGCGGATCCGTTTATGCATACATTTTTCTTAATAGTTCAACATTAAACGGATTGAATCAGTATTCATTGAGCATCACCGATAGGGATGATAAAAATAATATCGTTGTTGCCTGGATAAAAATTAGTGAGCTTGAAATACTTTCCGGTGACCCGCAGGTAAAGATGATTAGAACAGTTATTCCGCCTGTATTGAATACGGGTTCAGTAACAACACAAGGTGATATTATTCATCGTACTTCAAATGTAAGAAGCATTTTTAGTTATAACGGAACCGGTGTAAATATAGGTGTTGTATCTGATGGTGTTACAAACAGAAGTTCTTCACAGGGTACAGGAGATCTACCTGCTGATGGAAGTGGTTTAACAGTTCTGAATAACAGTCCCGGTGGAAATGAAGGAACAGCAATACTTGAAATTCTTCATGACGTTGTACCGGGTTCAAATTTATTTTTTCATGGAATTGGAACAAACACAGTTTCATTTAACAATGCAATAACAAATCTTGTAAATGCAGGTTGTAAAATAATTGGTGATGATATCGGGTGGATAGATCAACCATTCTTTCAGGATGGTACGGTTGCCTCGCACATCAAATCATTAATCAATTCAAACGATATTATTTATGTCACGTCTGCAGGTAACGGCGCACAAAGTCATTACCAGGGAGATTTTTATCCAATACCTTCTCAGCCCACTCAACATTTTTTCGGGCAAGGTGATTCGACTTCAGGTTTTTATATGTATGCGAATGTTCCAGCTAATCAGAATATTAGAGTTGTACTTCAATGGAACGATCAATTTGGGGCGTCATCAAATGATTATGATTTATATATATATCGTATTAATGCAAATAACAGTTTTGCTCTTGTTGCAAGAAGCGAAGGAATTCAAAATGGAACCCAGGATCCAATAGAATTTATTAATTGGACAAGAGGGAATAATCCGGCTCAATCAAATGATTATGCAATTATTGTTAATAAATATTCCGGAGTTGCAAAAAATCTTGAAGTATTTTTGTATCCGTCAGGATCGGCTTTTAACTATTCCAACAGTATAAAACCGGAAGATGCAATTTATGGTCACGCAGCTTTAAATGAAGTTGTTTCCGTTGGTGCCGTTGATCAGGCAAACCCCGGTGTGATAGAAGTATTTTCTTCACAGGGACCTTCAACAATTACTTTTCCTTTGGCTGAAACAAGACTCACTCCCAAAGTAGTCGGAACTGATTTTGTTTCGGTGACAGGTGCCGGAGGATTCCCCACTTCATTCGGCGGAACTTCTGCTGCAATGCCTCATATACAGGGAGTACTTGCACAGGCATGGAGTAAAGCGGTTACGTTCAACGCGTCACAAATAAAACAAGTTTTGTTTGATTGGTCATTTGATCTTGGCAGTGCTGGTTATGATAATATTTTTGGTTATGGACTTGCTGATGCACTTGAAATTTTTAATAACAATCCTTTGCCTGTTGAACTGTCTTCATTTTCAGTATCAGTCAAAGGCGATAAAAATATTTTAACATGGAAAACCGAAACTGAAATTAATAACTATGGATTTGAAGTTCAGCGGAACATATTCCACGATAGCAAGAAGTGGGGTGAATGGACAAAATGCGGATTTGTCGCAGGTAATGGTAATTCTTACAAACCTGTTACATACAGATTTGAAGATGAAACAGTAAAATCATCCACAGTTAAATACAGGCTTAAACAAATTGATACGGACGGTAAAATTTCTTTTTCAAAAGAGATAGAAATAAAACAACAGCCTGATAATTTTGAATTAAGTCAGAATTATCCAAATCCGTTTAACCCGACAACTATGATTGAGTATTCGCTTCCTGTTCAGAGTGATATAACAATTTCAGTTTACAATCTTCTTGGTCAGCTTGTAACAACATTGATAAGTGATAACCAGGACCCGGGATATTATCAAACCACATTTGACGGTGAAAGACTATCATCCGGAGTTTATATTTACGCAATCGTTGTAAAACCGGTAGATGGTTCCAAGGCATTTTCGCAAACAAGAAAAATGCAGCTAATAAAATAG